The following coding sequences lie in one Prochlorococcus marinus XMU1412 genomic window:
- the fabZ gene encoding 3-hydroxyacyl-ACP dehydratase FabZ, producing the protein MEKKLSSENNQLSAEHILGLLPHRYPFALVDKVIEHIPGEKAVAVKNVTINEPQFQGHFPERPLMPGVLIVESMAQVGGIIVTQMPDFPKGLFVFAGINNVKFRKPVVPGDQLIISCELLSIKRQRFGKVKGEAHVDGKLVCAGELMFSLVD; encoded by the coding sequence TTGGAAAAGAAATTATCCAGTGAAAATAATCAACTTTCTGCTGAGCACATACTAGGTTTATTACCTCACAGATATCCTTTCGCACTTGTGGACAAAGTTATAGAGCATATTCCTGGGGAGAAAGCGGTTGCAGTAAAAAATGTAACTATAAATGAGCCTCAATTTCAGGGACATTTTCCTGAGAGACCCTTGATGCCTGGGGTTCTTATTGTTGAATCAATGGCTCAAGTTGGTGGAATAATTGTAACGCAAATGCCTGACTTCCCTAAAGGACTTTTTGTCTTTGCTGGAATTAATAATGTTAAATTCAGAAAACCAGTTGTGCCAGGAGATCAATTGATAATTTCTTGTGAGTTATTGTCTATTAAAAGACAAAGATTTGGGAAGGTTAAAGGTGAGGCGCACGTTGATGGGAAGTTGGTTTGTGCTGGAGAATTAATGTTTTCATTAGTTGATTAG
- the lpxC gene encoding UDP-3-O-acyl-N-acetylglucosamine deacetylase, translated as MFSWPANYDFCYTLAGVISREGIGLHSGEKTRVTISPYEKEGYYVSFRDKPGEIFKLTQDLIGSTMLCTAVKLGGRNLYTIEHLLSSMAGCGLSYIHIEVDGKEIPLLDGSAIQWVKDFEEVGIKKAPKPDNFFQEINKSIILNKEGSVIAATPSEKTTIISTISFSYKAIGNQTFVIDLNPKNFVEMIAPARTFGFKDQFQELSELGLIKGGSLENALVCDGDKWVNPPLRFDNEPIRHKILDLIGDLALVGLPKAQILVYKGSHSLNALLASSLKN; from the coding sequence GTGTTTTCTTGGCCTGCTAATTATGATTTTTGCTATACCTTGGCTGGTGTTATCTCCAGAGAAGGTATAGGCCTTCATAGTGGAGAAAAAACAAGAGTTACAATTTCTCCTTATGAAAAAGAAGGATATTATGTTTCTTTCAGGGATAAACCTGGCGAGATTTTTAAGCTTACTCAAGATTTAATTGGTAGTACCATGCTTTGTACAGCAGTTAAATTGGGAGGACGAAATTTATATACTATTGAGCATCTATTATCATCAATGGCTGGGTGCGGGTTAAGTTATATTCATATTGAGGTTGATGGTAAAGAGATTCCACTTTTAGATGGATCAGCAATTCAGTGGGTTAAAGATTTCGAAGAAGTTGGGATAAAAAAAGCACCTAAACCGGATAATTTTTTTCAAGAGATTAATAAATCTATAATTTTAAATAAAGAAGGCTCAGTAATAGCAGCCACGCCATCTGAAAAAACTACAATTATATCCACTATAAGTTTTTCCTATAAAGCTATTGGAAATCAAACTTTTGTGATTGATTTAAATCCAAAAAATTTCGTTGAAATGATTGCTCCAGCAAGGACTTTTGGTTTTAAGGATCAATTTCAAGAGTTAAGTGAACTTGGATTAATAAAAGGTGGAAGTTTGGAAAATGCCCTTGTTTGTGACGGTGATAAATGGGTTAATCCGCCATTAAGATTTGATAATGAACCAATAAGACATAAAATTTTAGACCTAATTGGGGACTTGGCTTTGGTAGGGTTACCTAAGGCTCAAATTTTAGTTTATAAAGGATCACATTCTTTAAATGCTTTATTGGCCTCATCGCTAAAAAATTAA
- a CDS encoding BamA/TamA family outer membrane protein, with product MQKHFLKFGKVFINVACSPLILISNNSELAAKYLPNDVDQSIKTLEMPNINDVLFHGIDIKKEKKILLAENNNDISQESVLISEIIIEGWENHPEGRKLELAAYDSMSIKPGSIVDNLILNKDLNSIYASGWFSGVKIKSQDGPLGVRLIVNVVPNPILKKVELKPKNSVISHEYVDDIFKNYYGTTLNLNELQNKIEIIKERYEKAGYSLARISGPDRISENGVVILKVSDGIISDVKIRFPNSDGEFIIDGKPRKGKTKDWVIKRELKTQPGTIFNRKILEADIGRLYATSLFDDVKVSLGPDNLNPGQVIIFLDLSEQRTGSLTGGLGYSNGSGIFASIGLQETNTLGRAWSTNLNLNFGEYSTTYNFSLSDPWIKGDKHKTSFRTNLFLSRDYPQEFKSENNGRIYAVDDTSTSTSDTFSSIVLEKTGGGFSFSRPLNGGDPFKVAKWRVLAGMNFKKVKMIDGDGNKKPYGDRTPTTGNINDIICIGFTPNDGSCPAENTLVSVIASASRNNLNSSINPTAGNKFTFGTEQFVSMGKNSPTFNRMRASYSYFIPTKLINLTKACRSTKATSEDCPQAIGFQFKVGTILGELPPYEAFCMGGTSSVRGWGSCDLAVSKSFVEGTAEYRFPIWRMISGALFVDAGSDLGSQNDVPGKPGKLLQKSGSGYSLGGGVGVKTPIGPLRLDVASKDLSGDWRYTLGVGWKF from the coding sequence ATGCAAAAACATTTTTTAAAATTTGGAAAGGTTTTCATAAATGTTGCCTGCTCTCCATTGATATTGATATCAAATAATTCTGAACTGGCTGCTAAGTATTTGCCAAATGACGTTGATCAATCAATAAAAACCTTAGAAATGCCAAATATTAATGATGTTTTATTTCATGGGATTGATATTAAAAAAGAGAAAAAAATTCTTCTTGCAGAAAATAATAATGATATTAGTCAAGAAAGTGTTCTTATCTCAGAAATAATTATCGAAGGTTGGGAAAATCATCCTGAGGGTAGAAAACTTGAATTGGCTGCATATGATTCCATGAGCATAAAACCTGGAAGTATTGTTGATAATCTAATTTTAAATAAAGATCTTAATTCAATTTATGCTAGTGGTTGGTTCTCAGGAGTAAAAATAAAGTCTCAAGATGGCCCACTAGGCGTGAGACTAATAGTAAATGTAGTGCCTAATCCAATTTTGAAAAAAGTTGAACTTAAACCAAAAAACTCTGTAATTTCTCATGAATACGTAGACGATATTTTTAAAAATTATTATGGGACAACTCTTAACTTAAATGAATTACAAAACAAGATAGAAATAATAAAAGAACGTTATGAAAAAGCGGGTTATTCTTTAGCTAGAATTAGTGGCCCAGATAGAATCTCTGAGAACGGTGTAGTAATATTAAAAGTCTCAGATGGTATCATATCTGATGTAAAAATAAGATTCCCAAATTCTGATGGTGAATTTATTATTGATGGAAAACCTAGAAAAGGGAAAACTAAAGACTGGGTTATAAAGAGAGAGTTAAAAACACAACCTGGCACCATCTTTAATAGAAAAATTTTAGAAGCTGATATCGGTAGACTCTATGCCACATCATTATTTGATGATGTAAAGGTTTCTCTTGGCCCTGATAATTTAAATCCTGGTCAAGTCATAATTTTTTTAGACTTGAGCGAACAAAGAACAGGATCGTTAACAGGTGGACTTGGTTATAGCAATGGTTCAGGGATCTTCGCCTCAATTGGTTTGCAGGAAACAAATACTTTAGGAAGAGCATGGTCTACAAATTTGAATCTAAATTTCGGAGAATATTCAACCACCTATAATTTTTCATTATCTGATCCATGGATTAAAGGAGATAAACATAAAACATCTTTTAGGACAAATCTTTTTTTAAGCAGAGATTATCCACAAGAATTTAAAAGTGAAAATAATGGGCGCATATACGCTGTAGATGATACTAGTACTTCAACCTCTGATACTTTTTCTTCAATAGTTTTAGAAAAAACAGGAGGTGGATTTTCTTTCTCAAGGCCATTAAATGGTGGAGATCCATTTAAGGTAGCTAAATGGAGAGTTCTTGCAGGAATGAATTTTAAGAAAGTTAAGATGATTGATGGTGATGGCAATAAAAAACCTTATGGTGATAGAACTCCAACAACTGGAAATATAAATGATATTATCTGTATTGGATTTACTCCTAATGATGGTTCATGCCCTGCAGAGAATACATTAGTGAGTGTAATCGCGAGCGCTTCTAGAAATAATTTGAACAGTTCCATTAACCCAACTGCGGGGAATAAATTTACCTTTGGTACAGAACAGTTTGTTTCAATGGGAAAAAATTCTCCAACTTTTAATAGAATGAGAGCTTCATATTCTTATTTTATACCTACAAAACTGATCAATTTAACCAAGGCATGTAGATCTACCAAAGCTACTAGTGAAGATTGTCCTCAAGCTATTGGTTTTCAATTTAAGGTGGGAACTATTCTTGGCGAATTGCCTCCTTATGAAGCATTTTGTATGGGAGGAACATCATCAGTTAGAGGGTGGGGATCTTGTGATTTAGCTGTAAGTAAAAGTTTTGTAGAAGGAACTGCAGAATATAGATTCCCTATTTGGAGAATGATATCAGGAGCTTTATTTGTTGATGCAGGAAGTGATTTAGGATCTCAAAATGATGTCCCAGGAAAACCTGGTAAATTATTACAGAAATCAGGTTCTGGTTATTCGCTTGGAGGAGGGGTTGGGGTTAAAACACCAATAGGGCCATTAAGATTAGATGTTGCTAGTAAGGACCTAAGTGGAGATTGGAGATATACACTTGGAGTTGGATGGAAGTTTTAA
- the purC gene encoding phosphoribosylaminoimidazolesuccinocarboxamide synthase, producing the protein MNKKYELIYEGKAKKVFTHDDANKVKIEFKDEATAFNALKKERFEGKGKLNCLISARIFEILIKKNIPTHFIELENENTMIAKKIKVIPLEIVLRNTAYGSLCKQTTIKPGTLLSQPLIDIYLKNDELNDPLITKDRIELMNILSSHDLELIINLTLKINLILKSFFKNIQLQLVDFKLEFGFDFRNNIILGDEISPDNCRLWDLNQKNDMIVSLDKDRFRNDLGGLIEAYSEIHRRINDFLKPN; encoded by the coding sequence ATGAATAAAAAATATGAGTTGATTTATGAAGGCAAAGCAAAAAAAGTTTTTACTCATGATGATGCAAATAAAGTAAAAATTGAATTTAAAGATGAAGCTACAGCGTTTAATGCGTTGAAAAAAGAAAGATTTGAAGGTAAAGGCAAACTTAATTGCTTAATAAGTGCAAGAATTTTTGAGATTCTCATTAAGAAAAATATTCCAACTCATTTTATTGAACTTGAAAATGAAAATACAATGATTGCAAAAAAAATAAAAGTAATTCCATTAGAAATTGTTCTAAGAAATACTGCTTATGGTTCTTTATGCAAACAAACCACTATTAAACCTGGAACTTTGTTATCTCAACCATTAATTGATATCTATCTTAAAAATGATGAACTTAATGATCCCCTTATTACTAAAGATAGAATTGAATTAATGAATATATTAAGCTCTCATGATTTAGAGTTAATAATAAATTTAACCTTAAAAATTAATTTAATCTTGAAAAGTTTTTTTAAAAATATTCAACTTCAACTTGTAGATTTTAAATTGGAATTTGGTTTTGATTTTAGAAATAATATCATTCTAGGGGATGAAATAAGTCCTGATAATTGCAGATTGTGGGATCTAAATCAAAAAAATGATATGATTGTAAGTCTTGATAAAGATAGATTTAGAAATGATTTAGGTGGTTTAATTGAAGCTTATAGTGAAATCCACCGAAGAATTAACGATTTTCTAAAACCTAATTGA
- the purD gene encoding phosphoribosylamine--glycine ligase: protein MGIQSRSSKNFNRLENILIIGNGGRENSLAWAIQKNELVKKVYLIPGNAGSERINKCERIKIDINNKNELVENLDFFKIDLVVIGPEIPLANGLADFLRNLNFKVFGPNQDGAKLEFSKSWAKKFMQDANIPTANFWKVNSLEDAKKIINSSSIPLVVKADGLASGKGVFIPNSKDECFKAAETIFNGRFGNSGNVVVLEEKIQGPEVSVFALCDGKNYTLLPTAQDHKRLNEKDKGPNTGGMGAYSPAPLLTEDYLNRIIKEIIEPTINELNTRNIDYRGVIYFGLMITESGPKVIEYNCRFGDPECQTIMPLMDQNFVFLLEKCSMGNLNGDEIINTSDKVSGCVIATSKGYPHEYKTGFKIDMDKIDTNDCQIFDSGTSLSEDGKLLTNGGRVLSIVCQGKDFDRVFEKAYKNLKKIHFEGIYFRNDIGHQVRKNFSKEN, encoded by the coding sequence ATGGGTATTCAATCACGTAGTTCAAAGAACTTTAACAGATTGGAAAATATTCTAATAATTGGCAATGGCGGGAGAGAAAACTCTTTAGCTTGGGCTATTCAAAAAAATGAATTAGTTAAAAAAGTTTATTTAATACCTGGTAACGCTGGTTCAGAAAGAATAAATAAATGTGAAAGAATAAAAATTGATATAAATAATAAAAATGAACTAGTCGAAAATCTTGATTTTTTTAAGATAGATTTAGTCGTTATTGGACCAGAAATACCTCTGGCAAATGGATTAGCTGATTTTCTTCGAAACTTAAATTTTAAAGTGTTTGGCCCTAATCAAGATGGAGCAAAATTAGAATTTAGCAAATCTTGGGCGAAGAAATTTATGCAAGACGCAAATATTCCAACTGCAAACTTTTGGAAAGTCAATTCTTTAGAAGATGCCAAAAAAATTATTAATTCATCATCAATTCCACTTGTAGTAAAAGCTGATGGTCTAGCTTCTGGTAAAGGTGTTTTTATTCCTAATTCAAAAGATGAATGCTTTAAAGCAGCAGAGACAATTTTTAATGGGAGATTTGGCAACTCTGGGAATGTAGTTGTTCTAGAAGAAAAAATTCAAGGGCCAGAAGTTTCAGTTTTTGCATTATGCGATGGAAAGAATTATACCTTACTTCCAACGGCCCAAGATCATAAACGTCTTAATGAGAAAGATAAAGGGCCAAATACAGGAGGTATGGGGGCTTATTCTCCTGCCCCATTATTAACAGAAGATTACCTTAATAGAATTATCAAAGAGATAATTGAACCTACAATAAATGAATTAAATACAAGAAATATTGACTATAGAGGCGTAATTTACTTTGGATTAATGATCACAGAATCTGGGCCCAAAGTTATAGAATATAACTGCAGGTTTGGTGATCCAGAATGCCAAACAATAATGCCCTTGATGGATCAAAATTTTGTATTTCTTTTAGAAAAATGCTCAATGGGAAACTTAAATGGTGATGAAATAATTAATACTTCTGATAAAGTTAGCGGTTGCGTAATAGCTACCTCCAAAGGTTATCCTCACGAATATAAAACTGGCTTTAAAATAGATATGGATAAGATTGACACAAATGATTGTCAAATCTTCGACTCAGGTACTTCATTAAGTGAAGATGGGAAATTATTAACTAATGGAGGAAGAGTGTTAAGTATTGTCTGCCAAGGTAAAGACTTCGATAGGGTTTTTGAAAAAGCATATAAGAATTTAAAAAAAATTCATTTTGAGGGTATTTACTTTAGAAATGACATAGGCCATCAAGTCAGAAAAAACTTTTCTAAGGAGAATTAA
- a CDS encoding HAMP domain-containing sensor histidine kinase, with protein sequence MVDTNNRENRKYNISENEDMNSNYWINGLIAWWSGFSLRTKLLAIATLVVSLLMTGITFFALNSIQRDAGMNDTRYARDLGLLLSGNVTELVANNQKKEISNVAEKFWRSSRNLRYIFFTDAEDIVQLGIPISATPTSSDSQFQLTRKLKLPSELKKRPQFPLVRQHATPQGQVTDVFVPMLWKGKYLGTLALGVTPNKKALASAALTREVTIAVFISIWVLVILGAVFNALTITRPVRELVRGVREISRGNFKSRISLPMTGDLGELLNGFNRMATQLENYDEANIEELKAEQIKQQSLIATMADGAILLDSQGKIVLTNPTAKRLFRWEGRFLEGKYFLNEIPEILSNDLHTNIESILNREKEKDDLRFSLGEPARTLRIVLQSVLDTNKVELKGIAVTIQDLTREVELNAAQNRFISNVSHELRTPLFNIKSYVETLHDLKDQLSDEEQIEFLGIANSETDRLTRLVNDVLDLSRLESGKIVQLEQMDIKPAIEQTLRNYRLNASEKNVSLAHEIEETIPPILGNFDLLLQVFDNLLGNGLKFSPKNSSLIIRAYTWPDSCPAFPPSIKNDAAPQCELVSPLPKVRIEIADTGSGISQADQEKIFDRFYRVENSVHTEQGTGLGLSIVRGIIEKHGGEIRMASELGVGTTFWFDLALAQSDKDELLTKAINNSDSFPGSEIKEFI encoded by the coding sequence ATGGTAGATACCAATAATCGAGAAAATAGAAAATATAACATCAGTGAAAATGAAGATATGAATAGTAACTATTGGATTAATGGACTCATCGCTTGGTGGAGTGGATTCAGTTTAAGAACAAAGCTGTTAGCTATAGCGACTCTTGTCGTAAGCCTCTTAATGACAGGAATAACTTTTTTTGCATTAAATAGTATCCAAAGAGATGCAGGAATGAATGATACTAGATATGCTCGAGATCTTGGCTTATTGTTATCTGGGAATGTTACAGAATTAGTCGCTAATAACCAAAAAAAAGAAATTTCAAATGTAGCTGAAAAGTTTTGGAGATCAAGTCGAAACCTTCGTTATATATTCTTTACTGATGCTGAAGATATTGTTCAACTTGGGATACCTATCAGTGCAACACCAACAAGCTCAGACAGTCAGTTTCAGCTCACTCGAAAACTAAAACTACCTTCAGAATTGAAAAAGAGACCACAATTCCCATTGGTTAGGCAGCATGCGACACCTCAAGGTCAAGTAACAGATGTATTTGTCCCAATGTTGTGGAAAGGCAAATATCTTGGAACTCTAGCTTTGGGAGTCACTCCTAATAAAAAAGCATTAGCCAGTGCTGCCTTAACTAGAGAAGTAACCATTGCAGTTTTTATCTCTATTTGGGTTTTAGTAATACTTGGAGCTGTATTTAATGCACTGACAATTACAAGACCAGTCAGAGAATTAGTAAGAGGTGTTAGAGAAATTTCAAGAGGAAATTTTAAATCCAGAATTTCTTTACCCATGACAGGTGATCTAGGAGAACTCTTAAATGGATTTAACCGAATGGCAACACAGTTAGAAAATTATGACGAAGCTAATATAGAAGAACTTAAGGCGGAACAAATCAAGCAGCAATCATTAATAGCTACTATGGCTGATGGTGCAATATTATTGGACTCACAAGGCAAGATTGTACTTACTAATCCAACAGCAAAGAGATTATTTCGTTGGGAAGGAAGATTTCTAGAAGGAAAATATTTTTTAAATGAAATCCCCGAAATCTTATCCAACGACTTACATACAAATATAGAGTCTATTTTAAACAGAGAAAAGGAGAAGGACGATTTAAGATTCAGTTTAGGAGAACCAGCAAGAACCTTAAGAATTGTCTTGCAATCAGTCTTAGATACAAACAAAGTTGAATTAAAAGGAATTGCTGTGACAATTCAAGATTTAACTAGAGAAGTTGAACTTAACGCGGCACAAAATAGATTCATAAGCAATGTATCGCATGAATTAAGGACTCCACTTTTTAATATCAAAAGTTATGTAGAGACCTTACATGATTTAAAAGATCAGCTTTCCGATGAAGAACAAATAGAATTTTTGGGAATTGCAAATTCAGAGACTGATAGGTTAACAAGACTTGTAAATGATGTATTAGATTTATCTAGATTGGAGTCTGGGAAAATTGTTCAGCTAGAGCAAATGGACATAAAACCAGCAATAGAACAGACTCTTAGAAATTATAGACTTAATGCTTCAGAAAAAAATGTTTCACTAGCACATGAAATAGAAGAAACTATTCCTCCAATTCTTGGAAATTTCGATCTGCTTTTGCAGGTTTTTGATAATTTACTAGGAAATGGATTGAAATTTAGTCCAAAAAACAGTTCCCTAATTATAAGAGCTTATACTTGGCCAGATTCCTGTCCTGCTTTCCCTCCAAGTATTAAAAATGATGCAGCCCCTCAATGTGAATTAGTTTCACCACTCCCAAAAGTAAGAATTGAGATTGCTGATACTGGCTCAGGAATATCTCAGGCTGATCAAGAAAAGATATTTGATCGTTTTTATAGAGTAGAGAATTCTGTTCATACTGAGCAAGGAACCGGTTTAGGTTTATCAATAGTGCGCGGAATAATTGAAAAACACGGTGGGGAGATTCGTATGGCTAGTGAATTAGGAGTAGGAACAACGTTTTGGTTTGATTTGGCCTTAGCACAATCTGATAAAGATGAATTATTGACAAAAGCTATTAATAATTCAGATTCTTTTCCAGGTTCTGAAATTAAAGAATTTATCTAA
- the kaiC gene encoding circadian clock protein KaiC → MNDKKFGKSNKMQVQKLPTGIEGFDDVCRGGLPVSRSTLVSGTSGTGKTVFSLQYLHHGICNFDEPGIFVTFEESPLDIIRNAASFGWDLQELIDQNKLFILDASPDPDGQDVAGNFDLSGLIERISYAIRKYKAKRVAIDSITAVFQQYDAIYVVRREIFRLIARLKEIGVTTVMTTERVDDYGPIARYGVEEFVSDNVVLLRNVLESEKRRRTLEVLKLRGTVHMKGEYPFTMGMDGISVFALGAMRLTQRSSNIRISSGVKDLDDMCGGGYFQDSIILATGATGTGKTMLVSKFVEDAYNNNERAILFAYEESRAQLLRNATSWGIDFEKMESDGLLKIICAYPESTGLEDHLQIIKTQINQFKPKRMAIDSLSALARGVSLNAFRQFVIAVTGYTKQEEIAGFFTNTAEEFMGSHSITDSHISTITDTILLLQYVEIKGEMARALNVFKMRGSWHDKRIREFIITNSGPEIRDSFSNFEQIFSGAPHRVVPDQNVQNVFKGIDNN, encoded by the coding sequence ATGAATGATAAGAAATTTGGCAAATCAAATAAAATGCAAGTACAAAAACTACCAACTGGAATAGAAGGTTTTGATGATGTTTGTAGGGGTGGGTTGCCTGTTTCTCGTAGTACACTCGTTAGTGGCACTTCAGGAACTGGTAAAACTGTTTTTTCGCTGCAATATTTACACCATGGAATTTGCAATTTTGATGAGCCTGGAATCTTTGTAACATTTGAGGAATCACCATTAGATATTATTAGAAATGCCGCAAGTTTTGGGTGGGATTTACAAGAATTAATTGATCAAAATAAACTTTTTATTTTGGACGCATCTCCTGATCCTGATGGTCAGGATGTTGCTGGTAACTTTGACTTGTCTGGTCTTATTGAGAGAATTAGTTATGCAATTAGAAAATATAAAGCGAAAAGAGTTGCAATAGATTCAATAACTGCTGTCTTTCAACAGTATGATGCAATTTATGTTGTCAGAAGGGAAATATTTAGATTGATAGCAAGATTAAAAGAAATAGGTGTGACAACAGTTATGACTACTGAAAGAGTGGATGATTACGGACCAATTGCCAGATATGGTGTAGAAGAATTTGTATCTGATAATGTTGTCTTATTAAGAAATGTTCTTGAGTCAGAGAAGAGAAGAAGAACTCTAGAAGTTCTGAAGTTAAGAGGTACTGTACATATGAAAGGTGAATATCCATTCACTATGGGAATGGATGGGATAAGTGTGTTTGCTCTAGGAGCAATGAGATTAACGCAGAGATCCTCAAATATCAGGATTAGCTCTGGAGTTAAAGATCTTGATGATATGTGTGGTGGTGGATATTTTCAAGATTCCATTATTCTCGCCACTGGAGCGACTGGCACTGGCAAAACAATGCTTGTATCAAAATTTGTTGAAGATGCTTATAACAATAATGAAAGAGCAATACTTTTTGCATATGAAGAATCGAGGGCTCAATTGCTTAGGAATGCTACTAGCTGGGGCATAGATTTTGAAAAAATGGAAAGTGATGGATTATTAAAAATTATTTGTGCATATCCTGAATCAACTGGTTTAGAGGATCACTTACAAATTATAAAAACGCAAATCAATCAATTCAAACCAAAAAGAATGGCAATTGATTCTCTCTCTGCATTAGCCAGAGGTGTAAGTTTGAATGCATTTAGACAGTTTGTAATTGCTGTTACCGGTTATACAAAACAAGAGGAAATAGCAGGCTTTTTTACTAATACTGCAGAAGAATTTATGGGAAGTCATTCTATAACTGATTCTCATATTTCAACAATTACAGACACTATATTATTGCTTCAATATGTAGAAATAAAAGGGGAGATGGCAAGAGCTTTAAATGTTTTTAAAATGCGGGGATCATGGCATGATAAACGAATAAGAGAATTTATCATCACAAATAGTGGCCCAGAAATAAGGGATTCTTTTTCTAATTTTGAGCAAATATTTAGTGGTGCCCCTCACAGAGTTGTACCTGATCAAAATGTTCAAAATGTTTTTAAAGGAATAGATAATAATTAG
- the kaiB gene encoding circadian clock protein KaiB, translated as MAARKTYILKLYVAGNTPNSMRALNTLREILDNEFKGVYALKVIDVLKQPQLAEEDKILATPTLAKILPPPVRKIIGDLSDREKVLIGLDLLFDELTETEYSGDK; from the coding sequence ATGGCAGCAAGGAAAACATATATTTTAAAACTCTATGTTGCTGGAAATACTCCTAATTCGATGAGAGCTTTAAATACCTTAAGAGAAATTTTAGATAATGAATTCAAAGGAGTTTATGCTTTGAAGGTTATCGATGTACTTAAGCAACCGCAACTTGCAGAAGAAGATAAAATTTTAGCCACTCCGACGTTAGCTAAAATTTTACCGCCACCAGTTAGAAAAATAATAGGAGATCTTTCAGATAGAGAGAAAGTTTTAATTGGTTTAGATCTACTTTTTGATGAATTAACTGAAACTGAATATAGTGGAGATAAGTAA
- the rplU gene encoding 50S ribosomal protein L21: MTNSKNSSNNSSESNELYAIAETSGQQFWFEVNRYYDIDRLNAKEKDKITLEKVLILKDKDSISVGKPYVKDAKIELEVVSHKRDKKILVYKMRPKKKTRRKMGHRQELTRVMVKSITIGKSAPKSSSKKETVKKETKPKSEKSTN; this comes from the coding sequence ATGACAAATTCTAAAAACTCCTCAAACAATTCTTCTGAAAGTAATGAATTGTATGCAATAGCAGAAACTTCAGGTCAACAATTTTGGTTCGAAGTCAACAGATACTATGACATTGACAGGTTAAATGCAAAAGAGAAAGATAAGATAACGCTTGAAAAAGTTTTAATTTTGAAGGATAAAGACTCAATAAGTGTTGGTAAACCTTACGTTAAAGACGCAAAAATTGAATTAGAAGTGGTCTCTCATAAAAGAGATAAGAAGATTCTTGTTTACAAGATGCGTCCCAAAAAAAAGACAAGAAGGAAGATGGGACACAGACAAGAACTTACAAGAGTTATGGTAAAATCTATTACAATAGGTAAGAGTGCTCCTAAGTCTTCTTCTAAAAAGGAAACTGTCAAAAAGGAAACTAAACCAAAATCCGAAAAATCTACAAATTAA
- the rpmA gene encoding 50S ribosomal protein L27 → MAHKKGTGSTRNGRDSNSKRLGVKAYGGEKVTAGSILIRQRGTSFLPGINVGKGKDDTLFALKEGTVSFESIKRNLRNRKRVNIVI, encoded by the coding sequence ATGGCACATAAAAAAGGAACAGGTTCTACTAGAAACGGAAGAGATTCAAATTCCAAAAGATTAGGTGTGAAAGCTTATGGCGGAGAAAAAGTAACTGCTGGATCAATTTTAATTCGCCAAAGAGGTACATCCTTTTTGCCTGGTATCAATGTCGGAAAAGGTAAAGATGACACCCTTTTTGCACTCAAAGAAGGAACCGTAAGTTTCGAAAGCATTAAAAGAAATTTAAGAAATAGAAAAAGAGTTAATATAGTTATCTAA